AGCCTATCAGAGCGCGAAGCCCGCAAAAACCTCGTCTCCACCCTCATCACCGGCACCACCCACGCCCTCGGCGGCGAGGCGGCTGCAGAAAAAATCTATCCCGAGGAAGATTTCAGTACCGATTGCCTGATGGTCACGGTGTTAGATACAATGCAGATGGTTCGTTTAATACACTGCTTGATCCACTACGTTGAAATGAGATAAGAGCCATGAATGAAAAAATAGAGTTGTTTTTTTCAAGTCCAGAAGAGTATGAAAAATTGACAATTGAGGTCCAGCTTGAGCGTGAAAAAATAGCAGAAATCAATCAAGATAAAGGAACAGACAATTTAGAAATTGAGTTATTTGGAACGGATAAAGCACATAATTTTATCGCAAAAATGCCATTGGATAAATTAATTAATGCTTTAATTAAAGCAAAGGAAGAGATCGTCAAAGATAACTTATAATGCTGATTGTTAATTTGGCAGTGTCTCCAAATCGTTGGTAAGTGCTGGATTTCTAGAGCTTTCCAGACCAATAGAGGCCAATGTAGCAGTTACAGGAAAATTGGTTGAGGCTAAAACCATCCCATTAGAATTGAGGAAATAATGAAAGTCATCTGTTTGGCGAATAAGTTATCAAAGGATCAAAAAAAACAGCTAGGTATTGTTGAAGAAAATGATTTCAAATATCCATTTGAAGAAGGTCAAATCTATACAGTATTGGGAATGACTAACAATTTAATAGAAAATGGCTCTATAACTCTTGAAATGCCTTATTTTTATATATTTCCAACACCTTTATGCTTATTTAATGTAATTGATGATCGTCCATCTAAATATTGGAAAATAAAAAAAATCAGTGAGCATCAGATAGCTTTTCGCCCGGAAGAATTTTACCAAAAATATTTTCATGATCGCCTTAGTGACGGTGATCCTGAATTTATTGATATTTATCAAAAAGTTTTAGAAAAGTTAGAAAAAGAATTTGATTAAAAGTTGGTCACTGTCATCGCCGGTTAAATGCTATCTATAGGGCCCGAACTGCCATGCAAAGCCCTCTATGGTGACTCCAGCAACTGTCGCTGCTCCTCCCACAGTAGCGGTGTATTAGAGGCTAGCATGAATAGGGTGACGGTGGATGGCAAAGTTTCATCAAGGATAGCTTCGACGATATCTGGTGCCAGGGTGGTGAGGTTGACCATCCGGCTAACATAGGCGCTATCCACCCCCACTTGCTTGGCGACCTCAGCTAGGGTGGCTGCTTGCCCTGACTCCAGCAGCGCTAGCCAGCGGTGGCCGCGGGCCAAGGCTAACTGCAGTGGCGTGGGCTTCTCTGGGCACGGTGGCTTTAGCGGGGTGCCGTTGGGCAGCCTCACCACCTTATGCCAGCCGCGGCGCTTGATCTGAATCGGCACCGATAAGGTGACCCGGCCATCACTGGCAGTCAGCACGGCGGTTTTACCACTGCTCTGGATCCTGATCTCATTCATGCGGCGCTTTTCTTGATTGGTGCTAGTGGCGGCTGAAGCTCCCTGGCCAACTGTTGCAGACCGGTAACTCGTAAGCGCACCTCTAAATTATCCGCTGAGACCACCACCTTCTCAATTAACAGCTTAAAAATCCTTGCCTGCTCCGCTGGGAACAGCTCTGCCCACACAGTATCCAACTGAATCATCGCTACTGTGACTTGGGCCTCATCCAGGCTGGGATCGTGTTGCTGGGCCTGTGTTAGTATCGGTTCCAGTAAATCAGGGGAGCGCAGTAGGCTGCGCAGCTGCTCAAACACTGCCGCCTCTAGTTGTGCCGCCGGTAACCTGGGGACGCCTGAGACACCCGCGTACTCCTTGGCATCCCGCTGTGGGATGTAGTAGCGATAGCAGCGACCGCTCTGCTTCTTGACCGTCTGCCAGGGCGATAGCGCCCGGCCATCACTGCCAAACAGCAACCCCTTCAGCAGAAAAGGCACGGTGGCCCGGGTGTGGTTGCTGCGGATTCGGCGGTGAGTCTCCAAGATCGCCTGGACGCTATCCCAGGTGGCTTGATCGATGATCGCCGCCTGCTCACCCGGGTACCACTGCCCTTGATGTGGCAGCTCACCCAGATAGAGTCGGTTATTGAGCAATTTGTAGATCAAACTCTTATCTATCGGTTTGCCCAGGCGAACCTGGCAACGCTGGGTGGTCCAGCTTTTGGAGGTGGCGCCCGCTTGCTGGAGCTCTTTCACTAGCAAAGTACTGGAGCCCAGCGCTATAAAACGGTGAAAAATCTGCTGCACCAGCTGGGCTTCTGCCGGGTTGTGGACTAAGCGGCGATCTTGAACATCGTAGCCCAGCGGTGGTGTGCCGCCCATCCAGATCCCTTTACGTTTGCTGGCGGCAATCTTATCGCGGATGCGCTCGCCGGTCACCTCCCGTTCAAATTGCGCAAAGGAGAGCAAGATATTCAGCATCAACCGCCCCATCGAGGTGGTGGTATTGAACTGCTGGGTCACCGAGACAAAGGAGACCCCTTGGCGATCAAATAGCTCGACCATTTTGGAAAAATCGCTGAGATTGCGGGTCAGGCGGTCAATTTTATAGATAATAATGATATCAATCTGCCCCGCCTCAATGTCTGCCAGCAGTCGCTGCAGGGCTGGACGCTCCATATGGCCGCCGGAGTAAGCGGGATCGTCATAATCATCCGCTACCGGCAGCCAGCCCTCCGTACGTTGACTGGCAATGTAGGCATGACCAGCATCCCGCTGGGCATCGATGGAGTTGTACTCCTGCTCTAGCCCCTCATCGCTGGATTTGCGGGTGTAGACTGCGCAGCGCTGGCGTTGCTGAATCCCCTCACTCATCGACCACCCCGCTGCTTCGTCGCGGTGGAGACTTTAGGGCGCTCCTTTAGGCCAAAAAATAGCGGCCCCGACCAGCGGGTGCCGGTGATTTCTCTGGCTAGCTGCGACAGGTTGCTGTAGGGCCGCCCCTGATAGATAAACTGGCCAGCGGCCTGGACTATCACTTGGTGATCGACCCCTTGATAGTGGCGGCTTAGGAGTGTCCCCGGGAGCAACGCCTGACTGGCTGCGCGATTTGGCGACGGTTGTTGTTCTAGAGCGATCAGCTGCTCAATACGCTGCTGATTACGCGTGACTAGCGGCTGATTAGTTTTGCTGTACTCCAGCAGCTGCAGCTGGTAAGCGATCCGCCGTTCTAGAAAGCGGCGATTATGGGTAGGAGCTTCACTGGTAAAGAGCTGTTGCCATAGCGCTTTGAGTTCTGGCATCCCCAGTTGCGGCAGATTAACAATTTGTGCCATCACTGAGGTGTTGCTAGGGGATCGGGTGCTCCGAGTGGTCATAAGGATTCCCTGATTGAGGGGTGGGCCGGGCCCCTATGAACGCTCGGTTCGCCGCGAAAGCCAAGTAAAACCTGACGCTCTGCGAGTTTATCCGGGGTTATACCGCTGTTTTTAGCTCGCAGACGGCACAGGCCAGTAGCCAGAATGGCGGCGATGGCTAGGCAGCGCTGCTCTGGGGTCATTTGCGCAGGCAGTAATGGGTGGATGGTCTCCATCGGTAGCACTCCAGGGGTTCAATAAACGCTATCATCCCGATCACCACACTGGAATGCTAGGCAGAGATTTCTAGCCGCTGGCGGGGAGTACGGGCTAGCGTTGACAGAATTTGACAGCTGATGGGCTCTGAGCATTCGGTGACAACGGGCTGGTGGCTACGGTTGGCAATCGATGGCTACCCAAAATAGCTTTGGCGGCCAAAAATAAAATTAAATAAAATCGCGTTATCCTCGCAATAGCCCTCAATACTCCACAAATGCCCTGAATCTCTGGCTGGCATTTTTGATCAGTGGCACGGATGATGGTCACTCAAGAACCCTACTCAATTGACCGGGTGAATAAATAATAAAACACATTATCCATCAGAGAACTTTATGAGCATTAGACACTTGAATCAAAATCAATTGGCGACCCGTTGGGATCTAAGTGAAGGATCTTTAGAGCGTTGGCGCAGTAAGGGAATCGGTCCTATTTTTTTAAAACTGCAAGGGCGAGTACTGTATCGTCTGGAGGATATTGAAGAGTTTGAATTAACCAGTTTACGTCGGAGTACTTCTCATAGCAGAAAATAAAGCCTGACTACTATTGAATAAATCCATAAAAAACCACTAAGGCTGTACCTTTTGTCTTAAAAAATGAGTAGTTAAGATTTTAACTCATTGAATTAACCAACTAACTTGAGGCTTAATGATGAACTTTTTTGATTTTAATACTGCGCCCGATCAACACACCGTGGCGTTAATTCCCCATGGGACGATGACTTAAGTCAGTCTACATATTCGACCGGGTGGCTATAACGATCAGGCACAAGGCTGGGAGGGCGGCTGGGCAACTAAAAATGAGAGCAGCGGCGCTATTTACCTAAACTGTGAATTTACTGTACTAGCAGGCCCCTATCAACAGCGCAAAATCTGGTCGCTGATCGGCCTCTACAGCCCCAAAGGCGCAGAGTGGGGCCTCCGGGGTCGCAGTTTTATTAAGGCGATCCTCCACTCCGCAAATGGTATTCAGCCCCTGGACCAGAGCCCGGCAGCCCAACAGGCGCGCTTAATCTATGGTTTTGAGGCGCTTGAGGGCCTGGAGTTTCTGGCAAAAATCGAGGTGGAAAAAGCCAGTGGTAATAATGTTATTAAAACCGCCTTGATGCCGGGCCATCCCGACTATCCAGGGCTGCTGCTAGAGCAGCTGGCCCCCAGGGGTAGTGATGATTCTCATCAGGACCTGCCTACCTTCTGGGGCAGTGATCGATAACTACTACCCCTTCTTAGATAACTTATCCGCTCATTATTGGCGCCATTGGAGGGCGCTGGCAGCTCAACAGACTAATTATTGGAGAATACCTTTCATGACTGACAATAACCCTAACTGGTTTGATTTTAATCATGATCCTGATCAACAACCGGTGAGCGGTTTCCATGATCTGCAGGCACTCCGGAACGGGCTACTGGCACAGCTAGAGCGCCTGCTACAAACGCTGTTTCCCCAAGGGTATAGCCGCCATGGTAAGTTTTTTATCGGTAATTTGGCCGGTGATCGTGGCAAAAGCCTGGTGGTCGAGCTCCAAGGGGACAAACGCGGTTTTTGGAAAGATTTTGCCACCGATGAGGGCGGCGATGTGTTCGCACTGTGTGCTGGCTCACAACAATTCACCTCCACGAATGACTTCCTCCAACTCTTGAAGGAGCTCCAGCAGTGGTTGGGAATGGACTCTACCGCCCCGCTCCCTACGCCACCTCGCCAACCCCAGCCAGGGGTGTATCTTGACGAGCGGGGCGCACCTACTCAGCAGTGGCACTATCTCAGCGACCAAGGCGAGCTGCTGGCCTGCGTTTATCGCTATGATACGCCTCAAGGCAAGCTGTTCTGCCCTTGGGATGTGCGTGCTAGAAAGTATCAAGCCCCCACGCCACGCCCCTTGTATCACCTTCCAGGGGTTAAGCAAGCTACTCAGGTGGTTTTGGTGGAGGGGGAGCAGTGTGCGGCGGCCTTGATAAAAATCGGCATCACCGCCACCACCGCCATGAATGGCGCACAGGCGCCAATAGCAAAAACCGATTGGACGCCATTAGCTGGGAAAGAGGTGCTGATTTGGCCAGACAACGATCCGCCCGGCCAGGCGTACGCTCAGCGGGCTGCTCAGGCTATTCAAGCCGCCAAGGCGGCTTCCGTCGCTATTCTAACACTCCCCCCCAATAAACCCGCCGGTTGGGATGCCGCCGATGCCCTCGCTGAGGGCTTTGATATAGCGACCTTGATGGCGACTGCTAAAAAAACTTCCACCACCTCGTTAACGTCAACTACTGAGCCCTTAGCGGGA
This genomic stretch from unidentified bacterial endosymbiont harbors:
- a CDS encoding DNA-binding protein — protein: MSIRHLNQNQLATRWDLSEGSLERWRSKGIGPIFLKLQGRVLYRLEDIEEFELTSLRRSTSHSRK
- a CDS encoding DUF2924 domain-containing protein: MTTRSTRSPSNTSVMAQIVNLPQLGMPELKALWQQLFTSEAPTHNRRFLERRIAYQLQLLEYSKTNQPLVTRNQQRIEQLIALEQQPSPNRAASQALLPGTLLSRHYQGVDHQVIVQAAGQFIYQGRPYSNLSQLAREITGTRWSGPLFFGLKERPKVSTATKQRGGR
- a CDS encoding recombinase family protein, whose product is MSEGIQQRQRCAVYTRKSSDEGLEQEYNSIDAQRDAGHAYIASQRTEGWLPVADDYDDPAYSGGHMERPALQRLLADIEAGQIDIIIIYKIDRLTRNLSDFSKMVELFDRQGVSFVSVTQQFNTTTSMGRLMLNILLSFAQFEREVTGERIRDKIAASKRKGIWMGGTPPLGYDVQDRRLVHNPAEAQLVQQIFHRFIALGSSTLLVKELQQAGATSKSWTTQRCQVRLGKPIDKSLIYKLLNNRLYLGELPHQGQWYPGEQAAIIDQATWDSVQAILETHRRIRSNHTRATVPFLLKGLLFGSDGRALSPWQTVKKQSGRCYRYYIPQRDAKEYAGVSGVPRLPAAQLEAAVFEQLRSLLRSPDLLEPILTQAQQHDPSLDEAQVTVAMIQLDTVWAELFPAEQARIFKLLIEKVVVSADNLEVRLRVTGLQQLARELQPPLAPIKKSAA